A section of the Anabaena cylindrica PCC 7122 genome encodes:
- a CDS encoding alpha/beta hydrolase, producing the protein MTQALDFIKFSPKTDSAPNALIVTLHGWGANAQDVEDLVPYINLPDYEFLLPNAPYPYPHSPTGRAWYDLRDENMYAGLIESRQLLIDWLQSLESTTGVPLSRTILSGFSQGGAMTLDVGLTLPLAGLVVMSGYLHPGIETLNKTSFPPTLIMHGRQDQVVPLQAAIKAREVAQSLGVDVEYHEFDMGHEINLQMLEVLRTFVIKTIG; encoded by the coding sequence ATGACTCAAGCATTAGATTTCATCAAATTTTCCCCCAAAACAGACTCAGCACCAAACGCTTTAATTGTCACCTTACATGGTTGGGGTGCAAATGCTCAGGATGTTGAAGATTTAGTCCCTTATATCAACCTACCTGATTATGAATTTTTACTTCCCAATGCCCCTTATCCATATCCTCATTCTCCCACCGGTAGAGCGTGGTATGACTTGCGAGATGAAAATATGTATGCAGGATTGATAGAAAGTCGGCAATTATTAATAGATTGGTTACAATCTTTAGAGAGTACTACAGGTGTGCCGTTATCGCGGACTATTTTGAGTGGGTTTTCTCAAGGTGGGGCGATGACTTTAGATGTCGGATTAACCTTACCCTTAGCTGGTTTAGTGGTAATGAGTGGGTATTTACATCCTGGGATAGAAACTCTGAATAAAACCAGCTTTCCACCCACATTAATCATGCATGGCAGACAAGACCAAGTTGTACCTTTACAAGCTGCTATCAAGGCTAGAGAAGTAGCCCAATCTCTAGGAGTCGATGTAGAATATCATGAATTTGACATGGGGCATGAAATTAATTTACAAATGTTAGAAGTACTACGAACTTTTGTGATCAAGACAATTGGTTAG
- the isiD gene encoding protein IsiD: MTTLSISRKDIAAMTATEVQDLATRLELDNYSNAFEGLNDWHLLRAIAFQRPELVEPFIHLLDLEAYDEA; encoded by the coding sequence ATGACAACTCTAAGCATTTCCAGAAAAGATATTGCTGCTATGACAGCAACAGAAGTACAAGATTTGGCTACGCGTCTGGAATTGGATAATTACAGCAATGCTTTTGAGGGTTTAAATGATTGGCATCTACTGCGAGCAATCGCGTTTCAGCGTCCAGAATTAGTTGAACCCTTTATCCATCTTTTAGATTTAGAAGCCTACGACGAAGCCTAG
- a CDS encoding DUF262 domain-containing protein: protein MVTNKLNNQQMELLDQEDDVNDDFNFEQEDEDENLEPFDPTKIRVKTKPMTMDLLLKRIEYDEIDLAPDFQRQSDIWTLKAKSRLIESLLIRIPLPAFYIDATNDDKWIIIDGLQRISTFKSFILDKALKLTGLQFLTDLEKNKYDDLPRHYQRRIDETELTVYLIEPGTPSEVKYNIFERVNTGGLPLNPQELRQAMNPGQAIKILKKLANLPEFERVTTLSKKKKQRMDDHEFILGFIAFTLNNYEEYPVRKGRKYFLHEAMKQLNKIDSNLTDKIVNNFTITMKTAYNIFGDSAFRKSQRSPVNKSLFEAWSVSFSKLNSQEIDILINHKEILKEKFIEKMQKDNDFNKSISQAASKVKYRFEQINQIVQEVLLC from the coding sequence ATGGTAACAAATAAACTCAATAATCAACAGATGGAATTACTAGATCAAGAAGATGATGTAAATGATGATTTTAATTTTGAACAAGAAGATGAGGATGAAAATTTAGAACCATTTGATCCAACAAAAATTAGGGTTAAAACTAAACCCATGACAATGGATCTGTTACTTAAAAGAATTGAATATGATGAAATTGACCTAGCTCCTGATTTTCAGCGACAATCTGATATTTGGACACTTAAAGCGAAAAGTCGCTTAATTGAATCTCTTTTAATTCGGATTCCACTTCCAGCTTTTTATATAGATGCTACTAATGATGATAAATGGATAATTATAGATGGTTTACAAAGAATTAGTACATTCAAAAGTTTTATTCTAGATAAAGCTCTTAAATTAACTGGATTACAATTTCTAACAGATTTAGAAAAAAATAAGTATGATGATTTACCTCGTCATTATCAAAGACGAATAGATGAAACAGAATTAACAGTTTATTTAATTGAACCTGGAACTCCTTCAGAAGTAAAATATAATATTTTTGAAAGAGTTAACACCGGAGGATTACCTCTTAATCCTCAAGAACTTCGTCAAGCAATGAACCCTGGACAAGCTATAAAGATTCTAAAAAAACTAGCTAATTTACCAGAATTTGAAAGAGTAACAACTTTAAGTAAAAAGAAAAAACAACGTATGGATGACCATGAATTTATACTTGGTTTTATAGCTTTTACTTTAAATAATTATGAAGAATATCCAGTACGCAAAGGTCGCAAATATTTTTTACATGAAGCCATGAAACAATTAAATAAGATAGATTCTAATTTGACAGATAAAATAGTAAATAATTTTACTATAACAATGAAGACAGCTTATAATATTTTTGGAGATTCCGCTTTTCGTAAATCCCAGAGATCACCTGTCAATAAATCTCTTTTTGAAGCATGGTCAGTTAGTTTCAGTAAATTAAATTCGCAAGAAATTGATATATTGATTAATCACAAAGAAATTTTAAAAGAAAAGTTCATCGAAAAAATGCAAAAGGATAATGATTTCAATAAATCTATATCTCAAGCTGCTAGTAAAGTTAAATATCGATTTGAACAAATTAATCAAATAGTTCAAGAGGTCTTATTATGCTAA
- a CDS encoding AAA family ATPase, whose product MLSSLNLKNFKPFENQSFSLKPLTLLAGLNSTGKSSLIQSLLLLRQSSQQNDLLDRVGLALNGDLVSIGTAQDALFKRAKEDSMTLEIGINNNIKGTWVFNYDRQADIMQVSSLSNADAEIYNSSLFTDNFHYLKAERIAPRNYFPMSDFQVKQHQQLGSQGEFTIHFLSINEFKIIPHHQLLHPSAQSDNLKNQVEAWLGEISPGTRVDLELHSTMDLANLQYSYEDNNSYRSSNVGFGITYILPILVALLSATSDTLILLENPEAHLHPRGQSKMGELIALAANCGIQIILETHSDHVLNGIRKAVRHQKVDAQKVQINYFERYLKKGQPITEIITPRIYPDGGIDKWPDGFFDQAEKDLMDLL is encoded by the coding sequence ATGCTAAGTTCTTTAAATTTGAAAAATTTTAAACCATTTGAAAATCAGTCTTTTTCTTTAAAACCATTAACACTACTTGCTGGATTAAATAGCACCGGTAAATCTTCTTTAATTCAATCTCTATTACTACTTCGTCAATCCTCTCAACAGAATGATCTATTAGATAGGGTAGGTTTAGCACTAAATGGTGATTTAGTTTCTATAGGTACAGCCCAAGATGCTCTATTTAAGAGAGCAAAAGAAGATTCAATGACTTTGGAAATTGGAATAAATAATAATATTAAAGGTACTTGGGTTTTCAATTATGATCGTCAAGCAGATATAATGCAAGTATCTTCGTTGTCAAATGCTGATGCAGAAATTTATAATTCAAGTCTTTTTACAGATAATTTCCATTACTTAAAAGCAGAAAGAATAGCACCTAGAAATTATTTTCCAATGTCTGACTTTCAAGTCAAACAACATCAACAACTTGGAAGTCAAGGCGAATTTACTATTCACTTTTTATCTATCAATGAATTTAAAATAATTCCTCATCATCAACTATTACATCCATCAGCACAGTCTGATAATTTAAAAAATCAAGTTGAGGCTTGGTTAGGAGAAATTAGTCCGGGAACAAGAGTTGATCTCGAACTCCATTCTACAATGGATTTAGCAAATTTACAGTATTCTTATGAAGACAATAATTCTTATCGTTCAAGTAATGTAGGGTTTGGTATTACTTATATTTTACCAATTCTTGTTGCTTTATTATCTGCTACTTCAGATACATTAATTTTGTTAGAGAACCCAGAAGCTCATCTTCATCCTAGAGGACAATCTAAGATGGGAGAACTAATTGCATTAGCAGCAAATTGTGGTATTCAAATAATATTAGAAACTCATAGCGATCATGTTCTCAATGGTATTCGTAAAGCAGTACGTCATCAGAAAGTTGATGCTCAAAAAGTGCAAATTAACTACTTTGAAAGATATTTAAAAAAAGGACAACCCATCACAGAAATTATTACTCCTCGCATTTATCCCGATGGAGGAATTGATAAGTGGCCAGACGGTTTTTTTGATCAAGCTGAAAAAGATTTAATGGATTTACTATAA
- the coaBC gene encoding bifunctional phosphopantothenoylcysteine decarboxylase/phosphopantothenate--cysteine ligase CoaBC: protein MPFFLNPKSRRVLIAVGGGIAAYKVCELVSTLFKSGVEVRVILTKSAQEFITPLTLATLSRHRAYTNDDFWQPIYSRPLHIELGEWADLIVIAPLTANTLAKLAYGMADNLLTNTVLASTCPVLLAPAMNTDMWEQVAVQRNWLQLLTDVRFYGIGTGSGLLACDRIGAGRMAEPAEIFVYIQSLLHTQGTRDLAGKQVLISTGGTREYLDPVRFIGNPSTGKMGLALAQAALHRGAKVILVHCPASWDVPLGVEAIEVVSADQMQQVMLERLANADIIVMSAAVADVKPKEYSTEKLPKRSLPENLPLAPVPDIVAEIGNRKQPHQLLIGFAAQTGDIITPAREKLQRKKLDAIVANPIDKVDSGFGSDNNQAVLLDMSGREVEIAACSKLEMAHYLFDFIIR from the coding sequence ATGCCATTTTTTTTAAATCCCAAATCCAGACGGGTTCTGATTGCTGTAGGCGGCGGTATAGCCGCCTATAAAGTTTGTGAATTGGTTTCTACTCTGTTTAAATCTGGGGTAGAAGTGCGAGTCATTCTTACTAAATCTGCTCAAGAATTTATCACGCCTTTGACTTTAGCTACTTTATCTCGTCATCGCGCTTATACTAATGATGATTTCTGGCAACCAATTTATTCTCGTCCACTACATATCGAGTTGGGCGAGTGGGCTGATTTAATTGTGATTGCGCCTTTAACTGCTAATACTTTGGCGAAGTTAGCTTATGGTATGGCGGATAATTTGCTAACAAATACTGTTTTGGCTTCTACTTGTCCCGTTTTGTTAGCACCAGCGATGAATACGGATATGTGGGAACAGGTGGCAGTGCAAAGGAATTGGCTACAGTTATTGACAGATGTTAGATTTTATGGTATTGGAACGGGATCTGGTTTGTTGGCGTGCGATCGCATCGGTGCTGGTAGAATGGCAGAACCCGCAGAAATATTTGTTTATATTCAATCTTTACTACACACCCAAGGAACCAGAGATTTAGCCGGAAAGCAGGTTTTAATCAGCACTGGGGGAACGCGAGAATATTTAGATCCTGTGCGATTTATTGGCAATCCCTCAACGGGTAAAATGGGTTTAGCATTGGCACAAGCAGCACTGCACAGAGGCGCAAAAGTAATATTAGTCCATTGCCCAGCAAGTTGGGATGTACCTTTGGGAGTGGAAGCTATTGAGGTAGTTAGTGCAGATCAAATGCAGCAGGTGATGTTAGAACGTTTAGCCAATGCAGATATCATTGTTATGTCTGCCGCAGTTGCAGACGTAAAGCCTAAAGAATATAGTACCGAAAAATTGCCCAAGCGATCGCTCCCCGAAAATCTACCACTAGCACCAGTACCGGATATTGTTGCTGAAATCGGAAATCGCAAACAACCCCATCAATTATTAATTGGTTTTGCAGCACAAACAGGGGATATTATTACACCTGCGCGGGAAAAATTGCAAAGAAAGAAATTAGATGCAATTGTAGCGAATCCTATTGATAAAGTTGATAGTGGTTTTGGGAGTGATAATAATCAAGCGGTGTTGTTAGATATGTCAGGGAGAGAGGTAGAAATTGCGGCTTGTTCTAAGTTAGAAATGGCGCATTATTTGTTTGATTTTATTATTAGATGA
- a CDS encoding TIGR02391 family protein yields MDAKLLLSEMINFKKSIDSFYESYYQYLYPKKLINKNPLVNQFELLIKIESKQMSAKYLILKPYIIYFANKLFGENTIFLTTIERYFGSSHDIKSLNLLYHQICSKLEKIISVLESEYPNNDLISNLNYEIQANTVDDLINSYLNYLHLEIQNASSKLYLDGYYHQSIEAAIKAINQYIRDKTGLTLDGATLIDKTFGVTNPILSFSDLSTETLKNEQIGFMDMLKGFIKGVRNPLAHNPAKSEDPQKAFEYLVMASLFCKRIDDAKKFTP; encoded by the coding sequence ATGGACGCTAAACTATTACTCTCTGAAATGATTAATTTTAAAAAGTCTATTGATTCTTTTTATGAATCTTATTACCAATATTTATACCCTAAGAAATTAATTAATAAAAATCCTTTGGTAAATCAATTTGAGTTATTGATAAAAATTGAATCTAAACAAATGTCAGCAAAGTATTTAATTTTAAAACCTTACATTATTTATTTTGCCAATAAGCTTTTTGGAGAAAATACTATTTTTTTAACGACAATAGAAAGGTATTTTGGTTCTTCTCATGACATAAAATCTTTAAATTTACTATATCATCAAATTTGTAGTAAATTAGAAAAAATTATATCTGTTTTAGAATCAGAATATCCAAATAATGATTTAATTTCAAATTTGAATTATGAAATTCAAGCAAATACTGTTGATGACTTAATAAACTCTTATCTCAATTACTTACATCTTGAGATTCAAAACGCATCGAGTAAATTATATCTTGATGGCTACTATCATCAATCAATTGAAGCTGCTATTAAAGCTATTAATCAATATATTAGAGATAAAACAGGTTTAACATTAGATGGGGCTACTTTGATTGATAAAACTTTTGGAGTCACTAATCCAATTCTTTCATTTAGTGACTTATCTACTGAAACCCTAAAAAATGAACAAATTGGATTTATGGATATGTTAAAAGGATTTATTAAAGGAGTTCGGAATCCTTTAGCACATAATCCTGCAAAATCTGAAGATCCTCAAAAAGCTTTTGAATATTTAGTTATGGCTTCTTTATTTTGTAAACGTATAGATGATGCTAAGAAATTCACTCCCTAG